One region of Terriglobales bacterium genomic DNA includes:
- a CDS encoding zinc ribbon domain-containing protein has translation MEHACYQCGAAVQDGARACSACGAPQIRVAGGDPESSPSRNELRPALLARSRIDWRHGLPAAATAGIGAGILSALPLLSRGFFIWMLAGGAVAVLLYRRRSSAPLITGGMGARLGVVSGLFGFGSFAVLLSVFLLGRSSEMRELLRRMLEEAASRNPDPQAQQIAQRMMTPEGLAVLVTLTLALFCVAFLVLGSLGGALGASMGPREPR, from the coding sequence ATGGAGCACGCCTGTTATCAGTGCGGGGCCGCGGTGCAGGACGGCGCGCGCGCCTGCTCCGCTTGCGGCGCTCCCCAGATTCGCGTCGCCGGCGGCGACCCCGAATCGTCGCCTTCCCGGAACGAACTTCGCCCGGCCCTCCTCGCGCGTTCGCGCATCGACTGGCGCCACGGGCTTCCCGCCGCCGCCACCGCCGGCATCGGCGCCGGAATCCTCTCCGCGCTGCCGTTGCTCAGCCGCGGGTTCTTCATCTGGATGCTCGCCGGTGGCGCCGTCGCCGTATTGCTGTATCGCCGGCGCTCCTCGGCGCCTCTGATCACCGGCGGCATGGGCGCGCGGCTCGGGGTGGTGTCCGGCCTGTTCGGCTTCGGCAGCTTCGCCGTGCTGCTCTCCGTGTTCCTTCTCGGACGCAGCAGCGAGATGCGCGAACTGCTGCGTCGCATGCTGGAAGAGGCCGCCTCGCGCAATCCCGATCCGCAGGCCCAGCAGATCGCCCAGCGCATGATGACGCCCGAAGGTCTCGCGGTGCTGGTCACGCTCACGCTGGCGCTTTTTTGCGTTGCATTCCTCGTGTTGGGAAGCCTGGGCGGCGCGCTCGGCGCTTCCATGGGGCCGCGCGAACCCCGCTAA
- the pyrR gene encoding bifunctional pyr operon transcriptional regulator/uracil phosphoribosyltransferase PyrR — MSAITSARPSNLREKSQLMSSSEIERTLVRLAHEIVEKNGGTDRLGLIGIRRRGVPLAQRLAKLIEMIEKKPVPTGTLDITLYRDDLSTVGAKPVVQKGEVGFEVTDMNVILCDDVLYTGRTVRAALDALFDHGRPRRVQLCVLIDRGHRELPIEAAFIGRKVQTSDREIIEVKFHEVDGAEKVLLVERTD, encoded by the coding sequence ATGTCTGCTATCACCTCAGCCCGCCCGTCGAACCTGCGCGAAAAATCGCAGCTCATGTCGAGCTCTGAAATTGAGCGCACGCTGGTGCGCCTCGCCCACGAAATCGTGGAAAAGAACGGCGGCACCGATCGGCTCGGGCTCATCGGTATCCGCCGCCGCGGCGTGCCGCTGGCGCAGCGACTGGCCAAACTGATCGAGATGATTGAGAAGAAGCCGGTCCCGACCGGCACCCTCGACATCACCCTCTACCGCGACGACCTTTCGACCGTCGGCGCCAAGCCGGTCGTGCAGAAGGGCGAGGTCGGCTTTGAAGTCACCGACATGAACGTCATCCTGTGCGATGACGTGCTCTACACCGGGCGCACCGTCCGCGCCGCGCTTGACGCGCTCTTCGACCACGGCCGCCCGCGCCGCGTGCAGCTCTGCGTGCTCATCGATCGCGGACATCGCGAGCTGCCCATCGAGGCGGCCTTCATCGGCCGCAAAGTGCAGACCTCGGACCGCGAGATCATCGAGGTCAAGTTTCACGAGGTGGATGGCGCCGAGAAAGTTCTTCTCGTCGAGCGCACCGACTGA
- a CDS encoding aspartate carbamoyltransferase catalytic subunit: MKASPSLLGIEPLDARQITSLLRSARRMARGRPRPVLRGRHIVLLFYEASTRTRVSFELAAQSLGATTYLVHATASSIEKGETLLDTGRTLRAIGADAIVIRHPSSGAPHLLAKHLDIPIINAGDGMHEHPSQALLDAYTILERKKRIEGLRVAVVGDIFHSRVARSDIHLLSRFGARLTLCGPPDLVPDVAVTLAPGLRVTRSITEALTGADIVMLLRVQKERFAGTELRPESYAAEYQLTPERLRLAKRDAIVMHPGPMIRGMEVDDAVADSTQAVILDQVRNGVAVRRAILAHVLGAA, translated from the coding sequence ATGAAAGCAAGCCCGTCGCTGCTGGGAATCGAGCCGCTCGACGCGCGCCAGATCACTTCCCTGCTGCGCTCCGCGCGCCGCATGGCCCGCGGCCGCCCGCGCCCGGTCCTTCGCGGCCGCCACATCGTCCTGCTCTTCTACGAGGCCTCCACGCGGACACGCGTGTCCTTCGAGCTCGCCGCGCAGTCGCTCGGCGCAACCACGTACCTGGTGCACGCCACCGCCTCCAGTATCGAGAAGGGCGAGACCCTGCTCGACACTGGCCGCACGTTGCGCGCTATCGGCGCCGACGCCATCGTCATCCGCCATCCCTCGTCCGGTGCGCCGCACCTGCTCGCGAAACATCTCGACATTCCCATCATCAACGCGGGCGACGGCATGCACGAACACCCGTCGCAGGCGCTGCTCGACGCCTATACCATTCTCGAGCGCAAGAAGCGCATCGAAGGTTTGCGCGTCGCCGTGGTCGGCGACATCTTCCACAGCCGCGTCGCCCGCTCCGACATTCACCTGCTCTCGCGCTTCGGCGCCCGCCTCACGCTCTGCGGCCCGCCCGACCTGGTGCCTGATGTTGCCGTCACGCTTGCGCCCGGCCTGCGCGTCACCCGCTCCATCACCGAGGCGCTCACCGGCGCCGACATCGTTATGCTGCTGCGCGTGCAGAAAGAGCGTTTTGCCGGGACGGAACTGCGTCCCGAGAGCTACGCGGCCGAATATCAGCTCACGCCCGAGCGCCTGCGCCTCGCCAAGCGCGATGCCATCGTGATGCACCCCGGCCCCATGATTCGCGGCATGGAAGTGGACGACGCCGTAGCTGACAGCACGCAGGCCGTCATCCTCGACCAGGTGCGCAACGGCGTCGCCGTCCGCCGGGCAATCCTCGCGCACGTTCTGGGGGCCGCATGA
- a CDS encoding dihydroorotase — translation MNADDRGSSHSVLIRGGRLIDPAAGVDGERDVLLRDGRVAEVAAPGTLKDPDEVFDARGLIVAPGFVDLHVHLREPGQFHKETIATGTAAAAAGGFTSVCAMPNTNPVNDLPAITRWMRQPERGAIVNVFPIAAATFGSAGERLTDFAALRQEGAVAFTDDGKPVLDPQLMREALRQAAALGVPIVQHAEDTRMTAGCHMHAGPTSFRLGLRGMRFEAESGIVERDIDLARETKAHLHVAHLSTAAALDAVRRARSLGVRVTCEVAPHHFTLTDTDVGEYDTNRKMNPPLRSSADRDALLAGLADGTVDAIATDHAPHAAFEKNAEFDRAPFGIIGLETALPLAIGELHLKRRLPLTRIVELLSSNPARIVELTGRGTLAPGSIADVTIFDPKKKWAYDVARSRSKSRNSPFDGWKMTGQVVMTVVSGKVVFRG, via the coding sequence ATGAACGCGGATGACCGCGGATCAAGTCATTCCGTTCTGATTCGTGGTGGGCGCCTGATTGATCCTGCTGCAGGCGTTGACGGCGAGCGCGACGTACTGCTGCGGGATGGCCGCGTTGCCGAGGTCGCCGCGCCCGGCACGCTCAAAGACCCCGACGAAGTCTTCGACGCGCGCGGCCTAATCGTTGCGCCCGGTTTCGTTGACCTGCACGTCCACCTGCGCGAGCCAGGTCAGTTCCACAAGGAAACGATCGCGACGGGCACAGCGGCGGCGGCCGCGGGCGGATTCACCTCCGTCTGCGCCATGCCGAACACGAACCCGGTGAACGATTTGCCTGCGATCACGCGCTGGATGCGGCAGCCCGAGCGCGGCGCCATCGTCAACGTCTTTCCCATCGCTGCCGCGACGTTCGGCAGCGCCGGCGAACGCCTCACCGACTTCGCGGCTCTTCGCCAGGAAGGCGCAGTGGCGTTCACCGACGATGGCAAACCGGTGCTCGATCCGCAGCTCATGCGCGAGGCGTTGCGCCAGGCCGCGGCGCTGGGCGTGCCCATCGTGCAGCACGCCGAAGACACGCGCATGACCGCCGGCTGCCACATGCACGCCGGCCCGACATCGTTCCGCCTCGGCCTGCGCGGCATGCGTTTTGAAGCCGAGTCGGGAATCGTGGAGCGCGACATTGATCTGGCGCGCGAAACCAAGGCGCACCTGCATGTGGCGCATCTCTCGACCGCCGCCGCGCTCGATGCCGTCCGCCGCGCGCGCAGCCTTGGGGTGCGTGTCACTTGCGAAGTCGCGCCGCACCACTTCACCCTCACCGACACCGACGTCGGCGAGTACGACACCAATCGCAAGATGAACCCGCCGCTGCGCTCCTCCGCCGATCGCGACGCGCTCCTGGCGGGCTTGGCTGACGGCACGGTGGACGCCATCGCCACCGACCACGCACCGCACGCCGCCTTCGAGAAAAACGCCGAGTTCGATCGCGCGCCCTTCGGCATCATCGGCCTGGAAACCGCACTGCCGCTCGCGATCGGCGAATTGCACCTCAAACGCCGCCTGCCGCTCACGCGCATTGTCGAGCTGCTGTCGTCGAATCCGGCCCGCATCGTCGAGCTGACAGGCCGCGGCACGCTCGCGCCCGGCTCAATTGCCGATGTGACGATCTTCGATCCGAAGAAGAAGTGGGCCTACGACGTAGCGCGCTCGCGCTCCAAGTCGCGCAACTCGCCGTTTGATGGATGGAAGATGACCGGCCAGGTGGTCATGACCGTAGTAAGTGGAAAAGTAGTTTTTCGCGGCTAG
- a CDS encoding glycine C-acetyltransferase, whose translation MPTATTRANPLGYLTDQIDDLKKKGTHFNLRVLDDEQKPVTRFDGKEVINLASNNYLGLTTHPKLREAALEATRKYGVGSGAVRTIAGTMKIHMELEEKIARFKNVEACVVFQSGFTANAGTVSAILGKEDFIISDELNHASIIDGARLSRAKILVFRHKDVAHAEEQLASVKDQPGRKLLITDGVFSMDGDIGPLPALCDLAEKYGAIMMVDDAHASGVLGRNGRGTIDHFHVHGRVDVQVGTLSKAIGSLGGYVCGSRDLIDFLYHRARPFLFSTSHPPSVAATCIAAFDVLENEPERIEQLWENTRYFKKELGNAGFNIGGVNTPASETPITPVIVGEGRLAMKFSRELFKEGVMATGIAFPTVPEGKARIRTIVTATHTREELAQALEIMRRVARRLGIVQ comes from the coding sequence ATGCCCACCGCAACCACTCGCGCCAATCCACTCGGTTATCTCACCGACCAGATTGATGATCTGAAGAAGAAGGGAACACACTTCAATCTCCGCGTGCTCGATGACGAGCAGAAGCCGGTCACACGCTTCGACGGGAAAGAGGTCATCAATCTTGCGTCGAACAATTACCTCGGGCTTACGACGCATCCCAAGCTGCGCGAGGCTGCGCTGGAGGCGACGCGCAAGTACGGCGTCGGGTCGGGCGCGGTACGGACGATTGCCGGCACGATGAAGATCCACATGGAACTGGAGGAGAAGATTGCGCGCTTCAAGAACGTGGAGGCGTGCGTGGTCTTTCAGTCGGGCTTCACGGCGAATGCGGGGACGGTGTCGGCGATCCTGGGCAAGGAAGACTTCATCATCTCCGACGAGCTGAACCACGCGTCGATCATTGACGGCGCGCGGCTCTCGCGGGCGAAGATCCTGGTGTTTCGTCACAAAGATGTGGCGCACGCCGAGGAGCAGCTTGCGTCGGTGAAAGACCAGCCGGGGCGGAAGCTGCTGATCACCGACGGCGTCTTCTCCATGGACGGCGACATCGGCCCGCTGCCCGCGCTCTGCGATCTGGCCGAGAAATACGGCGCGATCATGATGGTAGATGACGCGCACGCGTCAGGCGTGCTCGGCCGCAACGGTCGCGGCACGATTGACCACTTCCACGTGCATGGACGCGTGGACGTGCAGGTGGGCACGCTGTCGAAGGCGATTGGGTCGCTGGGCGGATACGTTTGCGGCTCGCGTGATCTGATTGACTTCCTGTATCACCGGGCGCGGCCGTTCCTGTTTTCCACGTCGCATCCGCCGAGCGTGGCGGCGACGTGCATTGCAGCTTTCGATGTTTTGGAAAACGAACCGGAGCGGATTGAACAACTCTGGGAGAACACGCGCTACTTCAAGAAGGAACTGGGCAACGCAGGATTCAACATCGGCGGCGTGAATACGCCGGCGAGCGAGACGCCGATCACGCCGGTCATCGTCGGCGAAGGGCGCTTGGCGATGAAGTTCAGCCGCGAGCTGTTCAAAGAAGGCGTTATGGCGACGGGGATTGCGTTCCCCACGGTTCCTGAAGGCAAAGCGCGCATCCGCACGATCGTCACCGCAACGCACACCCGCGAAGAGCTGGCGCAGGCGCTGGAGATCATGCGGCGAGTGGCACGGCGGCTGGGGATTGTGCAGTGA
- the tdh gene encoding L-threonine 3-dehydrogenase, translating into MAATMLAVVKPEAAPGAEVRQVPVPEIGPGEVLVKVNVASICGTDLHIYNWDSWAQRRIHPPLIPGHEFCGTVAAVGREVTTVKAGDFVSAEMHVACGKCVQCRIGEAHICQNVKIIGVDANGAFAEYVAIPESNIWKLDPAIPPEYASILDPLGNAVHAVLAGEIAARSVVITGAGPIGLFSIAVARAVGATTVIAVEVNEHRRKIAKQMKADYVLDPAKDDVKSAVLDVTGGAGADVVLEMAGHPDAIRTAFDVVRRGGRVSLLGLTSRPISLNFSEDIIFKGITIQGINGRRMYQTWYQMTALLKAGKLDMHPVITDRVAMKDFGAAMQRLQTGEASKILVYPNGVK; encoded by the coding sequence ATGGCTGCAACCATGCTCGCGGTCGTCAAGCCGGAAGCGGCGCCCGGCGCCGAAGTTCGCCAGGTCCCGGTGCCGGAGATCGGTCCGGGCGAAGTGCTGGTCAAGGTCAACGTCGCCTCCATCTGCGGCACCGATCTGCACATCTATAACTGGGATTCCTGGGCGCAGCGGCGCATCCATCCGCCGCTCATTCCGGGTCATGAGTTTTGCGGCACGGTAGCGGCCGTGGGGCGTGAAGTCACCACGGTCAAAGCGGGCGACTTCGTTTCCGCCGAGATGCACGTGGCGTGCGGCAAGTGCGTGCAATGCCGAATCGGCGAAGCGCACATCTGCCAGAACGTGAAGATCATTGGCGTGGACGCCAATGGCGCGTTCGCCGAGTACGTAGCGATTCCCGAGTCGAATATATGGAAGCTTGATCCAGCAATTCCGCCGGAGTACGCCTCGATCCTCGATCCGCTCGGGAACGCGGTGCACGCGGTGCTGGCAGGGGAGATCGCCGCGCGGAGCGTGGTCATCACCGGCGCGGGACCGATCGGGTTGTTTTCCATCGCAGTGGCGCGCGCGGTGGGCGCGACCACGGTGATTGCCGTCGAGGTGAACGAGCACCGCCGCAAGATCGCCAAGCAGATGAAGGCCGACTACGTGCTCGATCCCGCGAAGGACGACGTGAAGTCGGCCGTGCTGGACGTAACCGGGGGCGCCGGCGCCGACGTGGTGCTGGAGATGGCCGGGCATCCGGACGCGATCCGAACAGCTTTCGACGTGGTCCGCCGCGGCGGCCGCGTCTCGCTGCTTGGGCTCACCTCGCGTCCCATCTCGCTGAATTTTTCCGAAGACATCATCTTCAAGGGCATCACGATCCAAGGCATCAACGGCCGACGCATGTACCAGACCTGGTACCAGATGACGGCGCTGCTCAAGGCCGGCAAACTCGACATGCATCCGGTGATCACCGATCGCGTGGCGATGAAGGATTTCGGCGCGGCAATGCAACGGCTGCAAACCGGCGAGGCGAGCAAGATTCTGGTGTATCCCAATGGCGTGAAGTAG
- a CDS encoding DUF1572 family protein — MDVGAAYLDEARRSLRGHKRLAEGAIAQVSDAELFSQLDPEANSIAVVMKHITGNMRSRFTDFLTSDGESRGESAIPSSKWTRERRVPS, encoded by the coding sequence ATGGACGTCGGCGCCGCTTATCTGGACGAAGCGCGGCGCAGCCTGCGCGGACACAAGCGGCTGGCCGAGGGCGCGATTGCGCAGGTGAGCGACGCGGAGCTGTTCTCGCAACTCGATCCCGAGGCGAACAGCATCGCGGTCGTGATGAAGCACATCACCGGCAATATGCGCTCGCGCTTTACCGACTTTTTAACGAGCGACGGCGAAAGCCGTGGCGAAAGCGCGATACCGAGTTCGAAATGGACACGGGAGCGACGCGTGCCGAGCTGA
- a CDS encoding hydantoinase B/oxoprolinase family protein, which yields MARDPIELEVFKNLFHSIAEEMGAALRRTAFSPNIKERRDYSCAVFDAGANVIAMGDHMPVHLGSMPMSVRAAIDELTLQPGDVAILNDPFRGGTHLPDITLVAPVFVEKRRGARAAFFVASRAHHADVGGTYAGSMGTCREIYQEGVRIPPVKLMRRGEMQRDVLALILNNVRTPGEREGDLAAQLAACHTGAERLRDLCARYSLARVHRAAADLLAYSEEMMRAFLQSVPHGTFSAEDFLDDDGQGAGPVRIAVSITFAKAARGRPMATVDFSGSDTQVAGSVNAVEAITWSACFYVFRCLLTDDVPATAGLMRPIEVMAPAGTIVNSRPPAAVAGGNVETSQRIVDVLLRALAQALPQRIPAAASGTMNNLTIGGTDPRTAEPFAYYETIAGGMGARPTKHGVSGIHVHMTNSLNTPAEALEYAYPFRITRYALRRGSGGAGRYRGGDGIVREVEVLTNAEVTLLSERRERGPWGLAGGEDGAAGRTEIIRNGGSRELLAGKASVHLRPGERVRIESPGGGGWGSATSRRRPARR from the coding sequence ATGGCACGCGATCCGATCGAGCTGGAAGTCTTCAAGAACCTGTTCCACTCCATCGCGGAGGAGATGGGCGCCGCGCTCCGCCGCACCGCCTTCTCGCCCAATATTAAGGAACGCCGCGACTACTCCTGCGCCGTGTTCGACGCGGGCGCCAACGTGATCGCGATGGGCGACCACATGCCCGTGCACCTGGGCTCGATGCCGATGTCGGTGCGGGCGGCGATTGACGAGCTGACTTTGCAGCCGGGCGATGTCGCTATCCTCAACGATCCATTTCGCGGCGGCACGCACCTGCCCGACATCACGCTGGTGGCGCCGGTGTTTGTCGAGAAGCGGCGCGGAGCGCGGGCGGCGTTTTTTGTCGCGTCGCGCGCGCACCACGCGGACGTGGGCGGCACGTACGCGGGCTCGATGGGAACCTGCCGCGAGATTTACCAGGAAGGCGTGCGGATTCCGCCGGTGAAGCTGATGCGGCGCGGCGAGATGCAGCGGGATGTTCTCGCGCTCATCCTGAACAATGTGCGCACGCCGGGCGAGCGCGAAGGCGACCTGGCGGCGCAACTGGCGGCCTGCCACACCGGCGCCGAGCGGCTACGGGACCTTTGCGCGCGCTACTCGCTGGCGCGCGTGCATCGCGCCGCCGCCGATCTGCTGGCGTACTCGGAAGAGATGATGCGCGCGTTCCTGCAAAGTGTTCCACATGGAACATTTTCGGCGGAAGACTTCCTCGACGATGACGGCCAGGGGGCTGGGCCGGTGCGAATAGCTGTAAGCATTACGTTCGCGAAGGCCGCGCGGGGCCGCCCGATGGCGACGGTGGACTTTTCTGGAAGCGATACCCAGGTCGCAGGCAGCGTAAATGCAGTGGAAGCGATCACGTGGTCGGCGTGCTTCTACGTGTTTCGCTGCCTGCTGACCGATGACGTGCCCGCAACGGCGGGTCTGATGCGGCCGATTGAAGTGATGGCGCCGGCGGGCACGATCGTGAATTCGCGTCCGCCAGCCGCGGTGGCGGGGGGGAACGTGGAGACGTCGCAGCGCATTGTGGACGTGCTGCTGCGGGCTCTGGCGCAGGCGTTGCCGCAGCGAATTCCAGCAGCGGCATCGGGGACGATGAACAACCTGACGATTGGCGGCACCGATCCGCGCACCGCCGAGCCGTTCGCTTATTACGAGACGATTGCCGGCGGCATGGGTGCGCGGCCGACAAAGCACGGCGTCTCCGGCATCCACGTGCACATGACCAACTCGCTGAACACGCCGGCGGAGGCGCTGGAGTACGCGTATCCGTTTCGCATTACGCGCTATGCACTACGACGCGGTTCGGGAGGCGCCGGGCGGTATCGCGGCGGCGACGGCATTGTGCGCGAGGTGGAAGTACTGACCAACGCCGAGGTCACTCTGCTCTCCGAGCGGCGGGAGCGCGGTCCGTGGGGTCTGGCGGGCGGCGAAGACGGAGCCGCGGGAAGAACGGAAATCATTCGCAACGGGGGCTCGCGTGAACTGCTGGCGGGAAAAGCGAGCGTACATTTGCGACCCGGTGAGAGGGTCCGCATCGAATCGCCAGGCGGCGGCGGATGGGGAAGCGCGACAAGCCGACGCAGGCCCGCTAGGCGTTGA
- a CDS encoding MerR family transcriptional regulator, translated as MSTHAKPKPQRKAKRSKERSQDDILIPDKLYFRIGEVAGLCRLPAYVLRFWETEFPQLKPVKSSTGQRMYRRRDVESVVRIKQLLYDQGFTIAGARQRLRDEAKPARDQSPLPFPQKSTVELKKVRQGLQEILGILSARR; from the coding sequence ATGAGTACCCACGCGAAACCGAAGCCGCAGCGTAAAGCGAAGAGATCGAAAGAGCGCAGCCAGGATGACATACTGATTCCGGATAAGCTCTACTTTCGCATCGGCGAAGTGGCCGGGCTTTGCCGTCTGCCGGCCTACGTCCTGCGCTTCTGGGAGACCGAGTTCCCGCAGCTGAAGCCGGTCAAGAGCAGCACCGGTCAGCGCATGTATCGGCGGCGCGACGTGGAAAGCGTTGTCCGCATCAAGCAGCTCCTCTACGACCAGGGTTTCACCATCGCCGGTGCGCGCCAGCGCCTGCGCGACGAAGCCAAGCCGGCGCGCGACCAGTCGCCGCTGCCCTTCCCGCAGAAGTCAACCGTCGAACTGAAAAAGGTGCGCCAGGGGCTGCAGGAGATACTCGGTATCCTCTCTGCACGGCGCTGA
- the hpnI gene encoding bacteriohopanetetrol glucosamine biosynthesis glycosyltransferase HpnI gives MLAGLLLAVAALGILTSTVYLALVLVGALRFRRSAVVAPQFTEPLPGATVLKPLHGMEPGLRENLESFFRQDYPTFQIVFGVRHADDPALDVVRELREQYPRVPVQITVSGDPTWPNAKVQNLHSMMAAADHPLLVISDSDVRVSHSYLREVTRPLLDPKIGMVTCLYRGVNTGGFWSRLEAMGMSTELTSGVLVADLLEGTKFALGPTMATRREVLAAVGGFAALADYLADDYVLGNRVHAVGYHVVLSRHIIEHMVINRAMPSSLQHQVRWAKSTRRSRPKGHIGSGLTFSVPFGLLGLIGGFASGNLGLGAALLVAGVLNRIVQSLAVGWGVVRDRDSLTGAALYPLRDLLGFMCWAASFLGGRRTSWRGDNYVLQNDGRMVRESALAGAAGSQQSAA, from the coding sequence ATGCTCGCAGGGCTTTTGTTGGCAGTGGCGGCGCTCGGTATCCTCACGTCCACCGTTTACCTCGCCCTAGTGCTGGTAGGCGCGCTGCGCTTCCGCCGTAGTGCCGTTGTCGCGCCGCAATTCACCGAACCACTGCCCGGCGCAACCGTGCTGAAGCCGTTGCATGGCATGGAGCCGGGCCTGCGCGAGAACCTGGAAAGTTTCTTCCGCCAGGACTACCCCACCTTCCAGATCGTTTTCGGCGTTCGTCACGCCGACGATCCCGCGCTCGACGTCGTCCGTGAGTTGAGGGAGCAATATCCCCGGGTGCCAGTCCAGATCACCGTTTCAGGCGACCCCACCTGGCCGAATGCAAAAGTCCAAAACCTGCACTCCATGATGGCGGCGGCCGACCATCCGCTGCTGGTCATCAGCGACAGCGACGTGCGTGTTTCGCACTCGTACCTGCGCGAGGTCACGCGCCCGCTCCTCGACCCCAAGATCGGCATGGTGACGTGCCTGTACCGCGGGGTGAACACGGGCGGGTTCTGGTCGCGGCTGGAAGCCATGGGCATGTCGACCGAACTCACTTCCGGCGTGCTGGTGGCCGACCTGCTGGAAGGCACCAAGTTCGCGCTTGGTCCAACCATGGCCACGCGACGCGAAGTGCTGGCCGCCGTGGGTGGGTTCGCGGCACTCGCCGACTACCTGGCCGACGACTACGTTCTGGGCAACCGCGTTCATGCGGTTGGCTATCACGTAGTGCTCTCGCGCCACATCATCGAGCACATGGTGATCAATCGCGCCATGCCTTCGTCGTTGCAGCACCAGGTGCGATGGGCCAAGAGCACGCGCCGCTCGCGCCCCAAGGGACACATTGGCAGCGGGCTCACGTTCTCCGTTCCCTTCGGGCTGTTGGGCCTGATTGGCGGCTTCGCTTCCGGAAACTTGGGGTTGGGCGCCGCGCTGCTCGTTGCGGGCGTGCTCAACCGGATCGTGCAGTCACTCGCCGTGGGCTGGGGCGTGGTGCGCGACCGCGATTCGCTGACCGGCGCGGCGCTCTACCCGCTGCGCGACCTGCTCGGCTTCATGTGCTGGGCGGCCAGCTTCCTGGGCGGACGCCGTACATCGTGGCGTGGCGATAACTACGTCCTGCAGAACGACGGGCGCATGGTCCGCGAGTCCGCGCTGGCTGGCGCCGCCGGATCGCAGCAGAGCGCCGCCTAG